The Ciconia boyciana chromosome 22, ASM3463844v1, whole genome shotgun sequence genome has a window encoding:
- the CISD3 gene encoding CDGSH iron-sulfur domain-containing protein 3, mitochondrial, which translates to MALLSPAALATLMRGGGRRGGVCVRRSRHPPGVLHSPSLSSSAPPQPVIAAKQPFPVELKAGKKYGWCACGHSRSQPFCDGTHKKAAPGISPLRFTPEEDKTALLCGCKRTRSPPYCDGTHKEEAVQSAQLPPQP; encoded by the exons ATGGCGCTGCTGAGCCCGGCTGCGCTTGCGACACTGATGAGGGGCGGGGGACGGCGGGGGGGTGTCTGTGTCCGCCGGAGCCGGCACCCCCCGGGGGTTTTGCACAGCCCTTCGCTCTCCTCCTCGGCCCCCCCGCAGCCGGTGATCGCCGCCAAGCAGCCGTTCCCGGTGGAGCTGAAGGCGGGGAAGAAATACGGCTGGTGCGCCTGCGGGCACAGCAGGAGCCAG CCTTTCTGCGACGGCACCCACAAGAAGGCGGCCCCGGGGATCTCCCCGCTGCGCTTCACCCCGGAGGAGGACAAGACGGCCTTGCTCTGTGGGTGCAAGCGCACCCGCTCCCCCCCCTACTGCGATGGCACCCACAAGGAGGAGGCCGTGCAGAGCGCCCAGCTCCCCCCGCAGCCCTGA